Proteins from a single region of Juglans microcarpa x Juglans regia isolate MS1-56 chromosome 5S, Jm3101_v1.0, whole genome shotgun sequence:
- the LOC121267733 gene encoding LOW QUALITY PROTEIN: 50S ribosomal protein L7/L12-like (The sequence of the model RefSeq protein was modified relative to this genomic sequence to represent the inferred CDS: inserted 1 base in 1 codon) translates to MSFILRRHNLPMGLSRKAVVALNPININTFIQRFSQAAREEEEGEEVEIDQKRLPTDYDPATFDPTEHRSPPTERVFRLVDEVSGLTLAEACQLGAIMMKKMGMKDPPTVGVMKPGAAGLAGFAAKAPTAAKEEKKPEKTVFELKLESYEAASKIKIIKEVRSFTDLGLKEAKDLVEKTPSVFXKGVSKEEGEQIIEKMQALGAKVIME, encoded by the exons ATGAGCTTCATTTTAAGAAGGCATAATTTACCAATGGGATTATCCAGAAAAGCTGTGGTGGCACTAAATCCTATTAACATCAATACGTTCATTCAAAGATTTAGTCAAGCTgcaagggaggaggaagagggGGAAGAAGTGGAGATTGATCAGAAAAGGCTCCCAACTGATTATGATCCAGCTACTTTTGATCCCACAGAGCATCGTAGTCCTCCAACTGAGCGTGTATTTAGGCTTGTAGATGAAGTCTCAGGACTCACATTGGCTGAAGCTTGCCAGCTGGGAGCCattatgatgaaaaaaatgggAATGAAGGACCCACCAACAGTTGGGGTCATGAAACCAGGAGCTGCGGGATTGGCTGGATTTGCAGCAAAGGCACCTACAGCAGccaaggaggagaagaaaccaGAAAAGACTGTTTTTGAATTAAAACTTGAGTCCTATGAAGCAGCTTCAAAGATCAAGATAATCAAGGAGGTTAGGAGTTTTACTGATTTGGGTCTCAAGGAAGCAAAAGACTTGGTAGAGAAGACCCCATCAGTTT AAAAGGGAGTATCGAAAGAAGAAGGTGAGCAAATAATTGAGAAGATGCAAGCTCTTGGGGCCAAGGTTATCATGGAATGA
- the LOC121267734 gene encoding bifunctional purine biosynthesis protein PurH, with protein sequence MFGLAVSPPTSTSTPTSADTALARVPCAALLRTKAAFSCSLSSSFGCVRLHSCPLSLSCGPIRAMSEIDTLSVPNSASQSSVSVNKQALISLSDKKDLTFLGSGLQKLGYTIVSTGGTASALESSGLSVTKVEQLTCFPEMLDGRVKTLHPNIHGGILARRDQKHHMEALNKHGIGMFDVVVVNLYPFYDKVTSTGGIEFDDGIENIDIGGPAMIRAAAKNHKDVLVVVDPQDYPQLLEFLGGDGNDQHFRRQLAWKAFQHVASYDSAVSEWLWKQTAGGSSDKFPPSLTVPLERKSILRYGENPHQHAAFYVDKRLAEVNTGGIATAIQHHGKSMSYNNYLDADAAWNCVSEFRNPTCVIVKHTNPCGVASRDNILEAYRLAVKADPVSAFGGIVAFNVEVDEALAKEIREFRSPTDGETRMFYEIVVAPKYSEKGLEILRGKSKTLRILEASKNEKGKFSLRQVGGGWLAQDSDDLTPQDIQFKVVSEKAPQESELRDAEFAWLCVKHVKSNAIVIAKNNCMLGMGSGQPNRLESLRIALKKAGDEVKGAALASDAFFPFAWKDAVEEACESGVSVIAEPGGSIRDGDAIDCCKKYGVSLLFTNVRHFRH encoded by the exons ATGTTTGGGCTTGCAGTTTCACCTCCAACTTCCACTTCCACCCCCACCTCAGCCGACACCGCTCTCGCTCGCGTACCGTGCGCCGCTCTTCTGAGAACTAAAGCCGccttttcttgctctttatcG TCGTCCTTCGGGTGCGTTCGCCTTCACTCCTGCCCGCTGAGTCTGAGCTGTGGTCCAATCAGAGCCATGTCTGAGATTGATACTCTCTCGGTGCCAAACAGTGCTTCTCAGTCCTCTGTTTCTG TTAACAAGCAAGCACTAATATCATTGTCAGACAAGAAGGATCTTACTTTTCTTGGATCTGGGCTTCAAAAACTGGG TTACACAATTGTTTCAACTGGGGGAACAGCATCAGCTTTGGAAAGTTCTGGCCTATCTGTTACTAAAGTGGAACAGCTTACCTGTTTTCCGGAAATG CTTGATGGCCGTGTAAAAACTCTGCACCCTAACATACATGGGGGTATTCTTGCTAGAAGAGATCAAAAGCATCATATGGAAGCTCTCAATAAACATGGAATTG GTATGTTTGATGTTGTAGTAGTGAATCTGTATCCCTTCTATGATAAAGTAACTTCAACTGGAGGAATTGAGTTTGATGACGGAATTGAGAATATTGATATTGGTGGTCCTGCAATGATCAGAGCTGCTGCAAAG AATCATAAGGATGTCTTGGTGGTTGTAGATCCACAAGATTATCCTCAGCTCCTAGAATTTCTAGGAGGAGATGGGAATGATCAACACTTCCGTAGACAGCTTGCTTGGAAGGCATTTCAACATGTTGCTTCTTATGATTCTGCAGTTTCTGAGTGGCTTTGGAAGCAAACTGCAGGAGGTTCTTCAG atAAATTTCCTCCCAGCTTAACAGTGCCTCTTGAGCGCAAAAGTATTCTTCGTTATGGTGAAAATCCTCATCAACATGCTGCGTTTTATGTGGACAAGAGACTTGCAGAGGTTAATACTGGTGGCATTGCAACTGCTATTCAACACCATGGGAAG TCGATGTCATACAATAACTACCTAGACGCTGATGCAGCTTGGAATTGCGTGTCAGAGTTTAGAAACCCTACCTGTGTAATTGTAAAGCATACAAATCCATGTGGAGTAGCTTCACGTGATAATATACTTGAAGCATACAGGCTTGCTGTTAAAGCAGATCCAGTGAGTGCTTTCGGTGGCATTGTAGCCTTCAATGTAGAAGTAGATGAG GCTCTTGCTAAGGAAATCCGGGAGTTTAGGAGCCCCACAGATGGTGAGACTCGGATGTTTTACGAGATTGTAGTTGCGCCCAAGTATTCAGAAAAGGGGCTTGAGATTCTTCGTGGAAAGTCTAAGACCCTAAGGATCCTGGAAGCAAGTAAAAATGAGAAAGGAAAGTTTTCACTCAGACAAGTTGGTGGTGGATGGTTAGCCCAGGATTCTGATGACTTGACCCCGCAGGATATCCAATTTAAAGTGGTTTCTGAGAAGGCTCCGCAAGAAAGCGAACTTCGGGATGCAGAGTTTGCATGGTTATGTGTCAAGCATGTCAAAAGTAATGCCATTGTAATAGCAAAG AATAATTGCATGTTGGGCATGGGAAGTGGCCAGCCAAACCGTCTAGAGAGTTTGAGGATAGCATTGAAGAAAGCCGGAGATGAGGTCAAAGGGGCAGCTTTGGCTAGTGATGCCTTCTTTCCATTTG CCTGGAAAGATGCGGTGGAAGAAGCATGTGAGAGTGGGGTCAGTGTTATTGCAGAGCCTGGTGGGAGCATCAGAGATGGGGATGCAATAGACTGCTGTAAAAAGTATGGTGTTTCACTTCTCTTCACCAATGTGAGGCACTTCAGGCATTGA